The following proteins are co-located in the Arachis duranensis cultivar V14167 unplaced genomic scaffold, aradu.V14167.gnm2.J7QH unplaced_Scaffold_208881, whole genome shotgun sequence genome:
- the LOC107472624 gene encoding uncharacterized protein LOC107472624, whose product MATNDSNRVGLVISTTESIRVFLSGASQDPNLSHHLRHTSADLLSQSELSYEPLRSVWMASDPSTRPELTQLFSGTRFVFSSPKPRQKSEELKSRLKKLQDLAERKAYQELVKDIAPKKEVEEPFSSYKDQLGFGNYLSN is encoded by the exons ATGGCTACCAATGATTCAAACCGGGTCGGATTAGTAATATCCACCACCGAATCAATTAGGGTTTTCCTCTCTGGAGCCTCTCAAGACCCTAATCTCTCCCACCACCTCCGACACACATCCGCTGATCTTCTCTCCCAATCTGAGCTTTCATACGAGCCTCTCCGCTCTGTCTGGATGGCCTCTGATCCATCCACCCGACCCGAATTGACCCAACTCTTCTCCGGCACGCGATTCGTCTTCTCTAGCCCGAAGCCCAGGCAGAAG AGTGAAGAATTGAAGTCAAGGCTGAAAAAGTTGCAAGACTTGGCTGAAAGGAAAGCTTATCAAGAGCTAGTGAAGGACATTGCACCAAAGAAGGAAGTTGAGGAACCATTCTCTTCTTACAAGGACCAGTTAGGATTTGGTAATTACCTTTCCAATTAA